A genomic segment from Phycisphaerae bacterium encodes:
- a CDS encoding DUF2284 domain-containing protein, with amino-acid sequence MARARSKPKRKSPLDSLRKQAVSLGALDAKVISTRKVFTSAWVRWKCRFGCDGYGASLLCPPHSPVPEETRRVLDEYKRAILIHCDAYTDVRPLVARLERTAFLGGLYKAFGFACGPCQLCPTCAFEKGCRHPDQARPAMEACGIDVFGTARAAGFPIEVVTSRHCKQNYYGLLLVE; translated from the coding sequence ATGGCGAGAGCAAGGAGCAAACCGAAGCGGAAAAGCCCCCTTGACTCGCTCCGCAAGCAGGCAGTCTCACTCGGGGCGCTGGATGCCAAGGTGATCTCGACCCGGAAGGTCTTCACCAGTGCCTGGGTCCGGTGGAAGTGCCGCTTCGGCTGCGACGGCTACGGGGCCAGTCTTCTCTGTCCGCCTCATTCACCCGTTCCGGAAGAAACCCGCCGAGTGCTCGACGAATACAAGCGGGCGATCCTGATCCACTGTGATGCGTATACAGATGTGCGGCCCCTGGTCGCCCGGCTTGAGCGAACGGCCTTTCTGGGCGGGCTCTACAAGGCTTTCGGTTTTGCCTGCGGTCCCTGCCAGCTCTGCCCGACCTGCGCGTTCGAGAAGGGATGTCGGCATCCTGATCAGGCGAGACCAGCAATGGAGGCTTGCGGAATCGACGTGTTTGGGACGGCAAGGGCGGCCGGATTTCCCATCGAGGTCGTGACCAGTCGACACTGCAAGCAGAACTACTACGGGCTCCTCCTGGTCGAGTGA
- a CDS encoding carbon-nitrogen hydrolase family protein produces the protein MAWCKGECGRMAVAVMILGLGLAAHGAETQPAKDDQKGEPSHSRRVGVSCICHPAGRSIAEMDKLIDAAALDRPDLILLTEGCMQNSAPSASRTEKDAQSEPLPEPGPITQFLARKAKQHRAYIMGSYWRKGPKGQGRYNSAVLVDRQGKVAGCYDKAFPTIGEMEDGVLPGRGAVVFDTDFGRIGALICFDLNFPELLAEYKQRGTKLLCFLSAFRGGRLIPAAAMRNQCFIASAVPNENGVIVDPLGRTLAESSQYGRIIFTRVNLDSQIVHIDYNADRVRRMKEKYGPLASADTASPEAVFLLFSLHPERSIQDMIREFEIETLDSYLDRAREVRRKHLGATTGNHSE, from the coding sequence ATGGCATGGTGCAAAGGTGAATGTGGTCGGATGGCGGTTGCGGTGATGATCCTTGGCCTTGGTCTGGCGGCCCATGGCGCGGAGACCCAGCCCGCCAAGGACGATCAGAAAGGCGAACCGTCCCACTCTCGCCGGGTAGGCGTTTCGTGCATCTGCCACCCGGCTGGTCGGAGCATCGCTGAGATGGACAAGCTGATCGACGCTGCGGCGCTTGACCGGCCGGACCTGATCCTGCTGACCGAAGGCTGCATGCAGAACTCGGCCCCTTCCGCCAGCCGCACTGAGAAAGACGCCCAGTCGGAGCCGCTGCCTGAGCCCGGACCTATCACGCAGTTCCTCGCTCGCAAGGCCAAACAACACCGGGCGTACATTATGGGCAGCTACTGGCGCAAAGGGCCGAAAGGCCAGGGTCGGTACAACAGCGCCGTGCTGGTTGACCGGCAGGGTAAGGTCGCGGGCTGCTATGACAAGGCGTTTCCCACGATTGGCGAAATGGAGGATGGTGTGCTTCCCGGTCGGGGGGCGGTGGTCTTCGACACGGATTTCGGTCGAATCGGAGCCTTGATCTGCTTCGACCTGAACTTCCCGGAATTGCTCGCGGAATACAAGCAGCGCGGCACGAAGCTGCTCTGTTTCCTGTCGGCGTTTCGGGGCGGCAGATTGATCCCGGCGGCGGCGATGCGGAACCAGTGCTTCATCGCCAGCGCCGTACCCAATGAGAACGGCGTTATTGTTGACCCGCTGGGCCGCACCTTGGCCGAGTCCAGCCAATACGGGCGAATCATCTTCACCCGGGTCAATCTCGATAGCCAGATCGTCCACATCGACTACAATGCCGACCGCGTTCGGCGGATGAAGGAGAAATACGGCCCGTTGGCCAGCGCAGATACGGCCAGCCCCGAAGCGGTCTTCCTCCTGTTCTCGCTCCACCCTGAGAGGTCGATCCAGGACATGATCCGGGAGTTCGAGATCGAAACACTCGATTCGTACCTGGATCGCGCCCGTGAAGTGCGTCGGAAGCATCTTGGGGCGACCACAGGCAACCACTCAGAATGA
- a CDS encoding phospholipase D family protein, translating into MLGGEAELVFDADHLDRVVREGILKARTSLDIATADFKAMLVPTARGRRAKSIIDIFCHLAGKGVEIRLLHGGIPSSAALQGLRRQLPGGVMIRRCPRLHAKAVIIDCRSMYLGSANLTGAGLGAKGEGKRNFEIGVWTHASALIDAVLEHFNALWEGRLCPSCRRHEVCPVPLEEPRLG; encoded by the coding sequence GTGCTGGGCGGTGAAGCCGAACTGGTCTTCGATGCGGATCATCTCGACCGTGTCGTACGCGAGGGGATCCTGAAAGCAAGAACCAGCCTGGACATCGCCACAGCGGATTTCAAAGCCATGCTCGTGCCGACGGCCAGGGGCCGGCGGGCGAAGTCCATCATCGACATCTTCTGCCATCTGGCCGGCAAGGGCGTGGAGATCCGCCTCCTTCATGGTGGCATACCCAGCAGCGCCGCGCTCCAGGGACTCCGCCGGCAGTTGCCGGGCGGGGTCATGATCCGGCGGTGTCCGCGCCTGCATGCCAAGGCGGTCATCATCGATTGTCGTTCGATGTACCTGGGCAGCGCCAATCTCACCGGAGCGGGCCTTGGCGCAAAGGGTGAAGGCAAACGCAACTTCGAGATCGGCGTTTGGACCCATGCGTCGGCCCTCATCGATGCCGTCCTTGAGCACTTCAACGCCTTGTGGGAGGGGCGGCTGTGCCCGTCCTGCCGTCGCCACGAGGTATGCCCTGTTCCCCTCGAAGAGCCGCGCCTGGGTTAA
- a CDS encoding metallophosphoesterase, translating to MDDEMIGFRESPTRRAVLQRASLLAAGAAGVTWPGCSHPHRDDTSRRGPLRIGLVADVHYADKDSAGNRHYRDSIARLSAAVVHFNELKVDLVVELGDFIDGADSVEQELGYLGRIESVFAQARCPRHHVLGNHCVHTLTKRQFLAQCGQRRSYYSFDVGGFHFVILDACFREDGEPYGDGHSIWTDSNIPPAELEWLTQDLAAARYPVFVFVHQRLDVDDNYGIRQRAEVRRRLEASGKVRAAFQGHNHKNDFRMINGIHYCTLPAMVESDGNAYGLLTLEVGGAMRIDGFGRQESRDFEPSQA from the coding sequence ATGGATGACGAGATGATCGGGTTTCGAGAATCGCCGACGCGGCGAGCAGTCTTACAGCGTGCTTCGCTTCTGGCCGCCGGCGCGGCGGGTGTGACGTGGCCGGGGTGTTCTCACCCGCACCGCGATGACACGTCGCGTCGAGGTCCGTTGCGAATCGGTCTGGTGGCCGACGTTCACTATGCCGACAAGGACTCCGCGGGAAACCGGCACTACCGAGACAGCATCGCGCGGTTGTCCGCGGCCGTGGTGCATTTCAACGAGTTGAAGGTGGATCTCGTCGTCGAACTCGGTGACTTCATCGACGGGGCCGATTCGGTGGAGCAGGAGCTGGGCTATCTGGGGCGAATCGAGTCGGTCTTCGCACAGGCTCGCTGCCCGCGACATCATGTTCTGGGCAACCATTGCGTCCACACGCTGACGAAGCGGCAGTTCCTGGCACAATGCGGGCAACGCCGGTCGTACTATTCGTTCGACGTCGGCGGATTCCACTTCGTGATCCTGGACGCTTGTTTCCGGGAGGATGGCGAGCCCTACGGTGACGGCCACTCCATCTGGACCGATTCCAACATTCCGCCGGCCGAGCTTGAATGGTTGACGCAAGACCTGGCCGCGGCAAGGTATCCGGTCTTCGTCTTCGTCCACCAGCGTCTGGATGTCGACGATAACTACGGCATTCGGCAGCGAGCCGAAGTGCGCAGGCGACTGGAGGCGTCGGGCAAAGTGCGGGCGGCGTTCCAGGGGCACAACCACAAGAACGATTTCAGGATGATCAACGGTATCCACTACTGCACGCTGCCGGCCATGGTCGAAAGTGACGGCAACGCTTACGGCCTGTTGACGCTTGAAGTAGGCGGGGCCATGCGCATCGACGGCTTCGGTCGGCAGGAGAGCCGAGACTTCGAGCCGTCGCAGGCGTAA
- a CDS encoding C2H2-type zinc finger protein, with protein sequence MPRKKTGFRCSECGKAFKMAMHLGRHMTTIHGQSKTPPAAKARPTKKVRGTASDGLAAALVAMIDKLQAQRREHVDAIAKIDALFEKYGIQLPERKRRGRPPGRKPGRKPGRPAAAGCKGRRWKGGTFAKSGIQSVLDFVKGKGKLGATSAEINKQWKSEGRGATADTTLSQLSKQKKLKREEIKGTQGSRYTAA encoded by the coding sequence ATGCCCCGCAAGAAAACCGGGTTCAGATGTTCCGAGTGCGGTAAGGCGTTCAAGATGGCCATGCACCTCGGCCGGCACATGACCACCATCCACGGCCAGTCGAAAACGCCGCCCGCCGCCAAGGCAAGACCGACGAAAAAGGTGAGGGGAACGGCCAGTGACGGTCTTGCAGCCGCGCTTGTTGCGATGATCGACAAGCTCCAAGCCCAGCGACGGGAGCATGTGGATGCCATCGCCAAGATCGATGCTCTGTTCGAGAAGTACGGCATCCAGCTCCCAGAACGGAAGCGTCGTGGTCGCCCTCCGGGACGGAAGCCAGGGCGTAAACCCGGAAGACCGGCGGCTGCTGGTTGCAAGGGACGACGCTGGAAGGGCGGCACTTTCGCAAAGAGCGGTATTCAGTCCGTCCTCGACTTCGTGAAAGGCAAGGGCAAGTTGGGTGCCACGTCTGCCGAGATCAACAAGCAGTGGAAGTCGGAAGGACGTGGGGCGACCGCAGACACCACGCTGAGCCAACTGTCCAAGCAGAAGAAGCTGAAAAGGGAGGAGATCAAGGGGACTCAAGGAAGCCGGTATACGGCGGCGTGA
- a CDS encoding transposase encodes MLEIVKRSDDVAGFAVLPKRWIVERTLGWLGRHRRMSKDYEMLPATRVVASRIDVSKLAIVVVGPAAELLKDLEQIAPVTVVAAKNQQASKPN; translated from the coding sequence GTGCTGGAGATCGTCAAGCGCAGCGACGATGTTGCAGGCTTCGCGGTGCTGCCGAAACGATGGATCGTCGAGCGTACGCTCGGCTGGCTGGGCCGACACCGGCGGATGAGCAAGGATTACGAAATGCTCCCCGCCACCCGCGTGGTGGCGAGCAGGATCGACGTCTCCAAGCTGGCCATCGTGGTCGTCGGCCCGGCCGCTGAGCTCCTCAAGGATCTGGAGCAGATTGCACCGGTCACGGTGGTGGCCGCAAAAAATCAGCAGGCCAGCAAACCGAATTGA